From a region of the Candidatus Jettenia caeni genome:
- a CDS encoding putative glycosyltransferase has translation MIPNLFSKQRNGCMGQTGKDRISLILILLIMSVLLLRGIYDPTVSGFADAERHLMDGAFILDFLREMPISNIYDFTTHYYARYPAISIGYHPPFFPCIEAMFNAVFGINIWSSRLAILLFALIGVSAWFKLTQRIFDTHTAFWASLLLITTPYLVQWEWYTMAEIPVLSMAMLTAYLFYRFLENGKSAYLYTTAITFSLTVWTKQTAVFIVLWFILYLIVRRQFTSFIKRKETWIAGIIAVFLLTPLAIITFWLGDQNIDQSIAYTKHSRLSWENLRLYFFVLVNSHLTWPFMILCGTGFGWAIWKRDNRCMYFILSIMSVYLFFTFLNAKTDRYPIFWIPAFCLFAALPIVYLQKYKICYLIHVIVLVAIVIYQISYIYKKPLFYIRGYDEAVHYILRENKTSTIFFDGRHKNYFIYLMRVLDEKKSMYVLRGDKLLTSSSITPGHWLKIHAHSHDDIKRIFDKYGISYIVVEKEDWTGIEIHKELRSYLNSGPFRLIKEIPIETNRWQPQTLKIYQYLHAKSMTEDCLKLRLPSVGKTLNVSIQRD, from the coding sequence ATGATACCGAACTTATTTTCTAAACAGCGTAACGGGTGCATGGGTCAAACAGGAAAAGACAGGATAAGCCTTATCTTGATTCTCCTGATAATGTCAGTTCTCTTATTGCGTGGAATTTACGACCCCACGGTCAGCGGTTTCGCAGATGCAGAACGGCATTTAATGGATGGCGCATTCATTCTTGATTTCCTGCGAGAAATGCCGATAAGTAATATTTATGATTTTACAACCCATTATTATGCCAGATATCCTGCTATAAGTATCGGCTATCACCCCCCTTTTTTCCCCTGTATTGAAGCGATGTTTAACGCTGTATTCGGCATTAACATCTGGAGTAGTCGCTTAGCTATTTTGCTTTTTGCTCTCATTGGAGTAAGCGCCTGGTTTAAACTTACCCAGCGCATCTTCGACACGCATACTGCCTTTTGGGCATCACTATTACTCATAACGACACCTTATCTGGTTCAATGGGAATGGTACACAATGGCCGAAATTCCCGTGTTATCTATGGCCATGCTCACTGCATACCTCTTCTATCGTTTTCTAGAAAACGGAAAATCAGCTTATCTCTATACCACGGCAATCACTTTTAGCCTCACCGTATGGACTAAACAAACAGCCGTTTTTATCGTACTATGGTTTATCCTGTATCTCATAGTCAGAAGACAATTCACAAGCTTTATAAAACGCAAAGAGACCTGGATTGCTGGCATAATTGCGGTATTTCTGCTTACCCCTCTCGCCATAATTACCTTTTGGCTTGGAGACCAGAACATAGATCAGTCTATTGCGTATACGAAGCATTCCAGATTATCATGGGAAAATTTGAGACTCTATTTTTTTGTGCTGGTAAACAGCCATTTAACCTGGCCTTTCATGATTCTCTGTGGTACAGGTTTTGGATGGGCAATCTGGAAACGTGATAATCGTTGCATGTATTTTATTCTTTCAATTATGAGCGTATACCTTTTTTTCACATTTCTCAATGCTAAAACTGACCGATATCCAATTTTCTGGATACCGGCCTTTTGTTTGTTCGCAGCATTACCCATTGTATATCTTCAAAAATATAAAATTTGTTACCTTATTCATGTAATTGTTTTAGTGGCTATTGTGATTTATCAGATATCATATATTTACAAAAAACCCCTATTCTATATCAGGGGCTATGATGAAGCCGTTCATTATATACTACGGGAAAATAAGACATCTACAATCTTCTTTGATGGTCGCCACAAAAATTACTTTATCTATTTAATGCGGGTGCTGGATGAAAAAAAATCCATGTATGTGCTGCGGGGAGATAAACTTCTTACTTCTTCATCGATTACCCCAGGACATTGGCTCAAGATTCATGCCCATTCACATGATGATATTAAGAGGATTTTCGATAAATATGGCATATCATATATCGTAGTAGAAAAAGAGGATTGGACAGGAATTGAAATTCATAAGGAGTTACGATCCTACCTTAATTCCGGCCCCTTTAGATTGATAAAAGAGATTCCCATTGAAACAAACCGATGGCAGCCGCAAACATTAAAGATCTATCAATATTTACATGCAAAGTCTATGACTGAAGACTGTTTAAAATTGCGCCTGCCAAGCGTTGGAAAGACACTCAATGTATCCATACAACGCGATTAA
- a CDS encoding amine oxidase codes for MPGIHSKKALIFGAGPAGLTSAYELLDKTDIAPTVYEATREIGGISKTVNYKGNRIDIGGHRFFSKSSKIMDWWCNILPIQGAPAKDDLLLRRKIPVANTSKYRKIKESDALMVNPPNPEKEDKVLLHRNRISRIFYLRKFYDYPLSLKLQTVKNLGLRKTIKITCSLFMVNFLPKKEIRNLEDFFISRFGKELYHTFFKDYTEKVWGVTCQKISAKWGAQRVKGLSVFTAITHAIKRVFTGKKKDIAQKDTETSLIESFLYPKYGPGQMWETVADIVSKNGGVIKTNHEIVNIIIDANRVQGIRIRDTITGNIFEENADYFFSSIPIKDLIARIHPVPDKNIRDIASRLVYRDFMTAGILIHRLKVKNTTKHRTMGNIIPDNWIYVQEKDVKLGRIQIFNNWSPYMVSHENDIWLGLEYFCNEGDELWCMSDKEFLQFCIGELEKINFIDSHEVKDGCVVRVPKAYPSYTGSYDYLYEIIEYLETIDNLFLIGRNGMHRYNNQDHSMMSAMVAVENIIKGIKTKDNLWSINIEEEYHEKVV; via the coding sequence ATGCCAGGAATACATTCGAAAAAAGCACTTATCTTTGGCGCTGGCCCGGCAGGTTTAACCTCAGCGTATGAACTGCTTGATAAGACAGATATAGCGCCCACGGTATACGAAGCAACCAGGGAAATTGGTGGTATTTCAAAAACAGTCAACTATAAGGGGAACCGAATAGACATTGGCGGGCACCGCTTCTTCTCAAAATCGAGCAAAATTATGGATTGGTGGTGCAATATTCTCCCCATACAGGGCGCTCCGGCAAAAGATGATTTACTATTAAGACGAAAAATTCCTGTTGCAAATACATCAAAATACAGAAAGATAAAAGAAAGCGATGCACTTATGGTAAATCCTCCGAATCCTGAGAAAGAAGATAAGGTTCTTCTTCATAGAAATCGAATATCGAGAATTTTTTATTTGCGCAAGTTTTATGATTATCCCCTTTCCTTGAAATTACAAACTGTAAAAAATTTAGGGCTCAGAAAAACAATAAAAATAACCTGTAGTCTTTTCATGGTAAACTTTCTTCCAAAAAAAGAGATAAGAAATTTAGAAGATTTTTTCATTTCACGGTTTGGTAAAGAGCTGTACCATACTTTCTTTAAGGATTACACAGAGAAAGTATGGGGTGTAACCTGTCAGAAAATAAGTGCAAAATGGGGCGCACAAAGAGTAAAGGGACTTTCCGTATTTACCGCAATAACTCATGCCATAAAAAGGGTGTTTACCGGAAAAAAAAAGGATATTGCACAAAAAGACACAGAGACATCGCTCATTGAGAGCTTTCTTTACCCGAAATACGGACCTGGTCAGATGTGGGAAACCGTTGCAGACATAGTAAGTAAAAACGGGGGCGTAATTAAGACGAACCATGAGATTGTAAATATTATAATCGACGCCAACCGTGTTCAGGGTATAAGAATCAGAGATACCATAACAGGAAATATATTTGAGGAAAATGCCGATTACTTTTTTTCATCAATACCAATAAAAGATCTGATAGCACGGATACATCCTGTGCCCGACAAAAACATACGAGACATTGCCTCAAGACTTGTTTACAGGGATTTCATGACTGCAGGAATCTTAATACACAGGTTAAAAGTCAAAAATACTACGAAACACCGCACAATGGGTAATATCATTCCGGATAATTGGATATATGTCCAGGAGAAAGACGTGAAGTTAGGCAGAATTCAGATCTTTAATAACTGGAGCCCCTATATGGTTTCACATGAAAATGATATCTGGTTAGGATTAGAGTATTTTTGTAATGAAGGAGATGAATTATGGTGTATGTCAGACAAAGAATTCCTCCAATTTTGCATTGGAGAATTGGAGAAGATTAATTTTATTGACTCACATGAGGTAAAAGACGGTTGTGTTGTAAGAGTACCGAAGGCATATCCATCATATACTGGCAGTTATGATTATTTATATGAGATCATTGAATATCTGGAAACGATTGATAACCTATTCCTTATTGGCCGAAATGGTATGCATCGTTACAACAATCAGGATCATTCAATGATGTCAGCAATGGTTGCCGTAGAAAATATTATAAAAGGAATAAAAACAAAAGATAATTTATGGAGTATTAATATTGAGGAAGAATATCATGAAAAAGTTGTATAA
- a CDS encoding glycosyltransferase, producing MDAIKSSDYPHYEIIVVDDASTDESPQIARQAGVRVVRMNKQSGPGAARNVGTQNARGDIYFFVDSDVVIHLNSLSCVVSKFLNNSEIGALFGSYDNQPSAINFFSQYKNLFHHFIHQTSYHNAHTFWAGCGAIRKEVFHKAGGFDAAQYPKPSIEDVELGLRIRKCGYKILLVKELQVKHLKKWSFYSLLYTDIFCRAVPWANLILQSQEMPKGLNFQKSHLVSALCVGLLIGLGIFFLLEYKLFSHIPIGSFYYYIKLSGVALFLGANFVVSYTRILQLWHKGRHLKFLLPLVFFIVSGFAFTLLTFFFFNQKLLACIPNTSFYYHLKFFILILFLLINFVIFYVKIPNIKTRSWHRNVMIRIVFIITAGMVVTLSGIASRSNLGYNLLPSAAALYFAFVLTTMNILLLNSQLYRFFFKLRGFKFLLLAIFSHVLYYLYSSGTFMVCWIIYSTKKLHMRQH from the coding sequence TTGGATGCTATCAAATCTTCAGATTATCCTCACTACGAGATAATTGTTGTCGATGATGCCTCTACAGACGAGAGTCCGCAGATAGCCCGGCAGGCAGGAGTCCGGGTTGTCCGTATGAATAAACAATCGGGACCTGGAGCAGCGAGAAATGTTGGTACACAGAATGCCAGGGGCGATATTTATTTCTTTGTGGATTCAGATGTAGTCATACATCTGAATTCCCTTAGCTGTGTTGTATCCAAATTCTTAAACAATTCCGAAATTGGAGCATTATTTGGATCATATGATAATCAACCATCAGCTATCAACTTCTTTTCTCAATATAAGAACCTTTTCCATCATTTTATTCACCAAACTTCCTACCATAATGCTCATACCTTCTGGGCGGGATGTGGTGCAATCCGAAAAGAAGTGTTTCATAAAGCCGGAGGCTTCGATGCTGCGCAGTATCCAAAGCCATCTATTGAAGATGTAGAACTTGGCCTTAGGATAAGGAAATGCGGTTACAAAATCTTACTGGTAAAAGAACTCCAGGTAAAACATTTAAAGAAATGGAGTTTTTATTCTTTACTTTATACAGATATTTTTTGCCGCGCAGTTCCCTGGGCAAATTTAATCCTCCAATCGCAGGAGATGCCGAAAGGATTAAACTTCCAAAAAAGTCATTTAGTGAGTGCACTTTGTGTCGGACTTCTTATAGGGCTTGGAATATTCTTTTTGCTTGAATATAAACTCTTTTCCCATATCCCCATAGGGTCTTTTTATTATTATATCAAGCTATCGGGAGTAGCTCTTTTTCTTGGCGCTAATTTTGTTGTTTCTTACACTCGTATCCTTCAACTTTGGCACAAGGGAAGACATTTAAAATTTTTACTTCCTCTGGTATTTTTCATCGTTTCCGGATTTGCATTTACCTTATTGACTTTTTTCTTTTTTAATCAGAAACTCCTTGCATGTATTCCCAATACTTCATTTTATTATCATCTAAAGTTTTTCATTCTTATTTTATTTCTCCTCATCAATTTTGTTATCTTCTATGTGAAAATACCGAACATAAAAACCAGAAGTTGGCATCGGAATGTCATGATACGGATTGTCTTTATCATTACAGCAGGCATGGTTGTTACCTTATCTGGTATCGCATCCCGCAGTAATCTGGGATACAACCTACTCCCTTCTGCGGCAGCCCTGTATTTCGCCTTTGTCTTAACTACCATGAATATCTTATTACTGAACAGTCAATTATACCGATTTTTTTTCAAATTAAGGGGTTTTAAGTTTTTACTGTTGGCCATTTTTTCACATGTGCTTTATTACCTTTATAGTAGTGGAACTTTTATGGTTTGTTGGATAATTTATTCCACAAAAAAGCTTCACATGCGACAACATTAA
- a CDS encoding glycosyltransferase, whose product MPEKYPLSVIIASYNSEKTIKDCLKSLEDQVSDKDFEIIIVDSSPDDNTAKFIKERFPKVNVYKFQERKYCGDARNFGISVAKGEVIAFIDADCRADSNWVNEIIKAHQSAHVAIGGAIANGNPASYVGWAAYFCEFSQWMPSLHAKWLRDIAGANMSYKREVFKKYGAFIEGTYCSDTEYHWRLEQKGYRLRFVPSILIFHHNIDNLSKFLLHEYHHGQSFARVRITSQRFSRSRRFLYVIFSPLITLKLFFKIGFINFKNRIYLLSFLKVLPLFTLGLISWSLGECVSYAKD is encoded by the coding sequence ATGCCTGAGAAATATCCATTGTCAGTAATCATAGCTTCCTATAATTCAGAGAAGACAATAAAAGATTGTCTCAAATCTTTAGAAGATCAAGTATCCGATAAAGACTTTGAGATAATTATTGTTGATAGTTCTCCTGATGATAACACGGCTAAATTTATTAAGGAAAGGTTTCCCAAGGTTAATGTATATAAATTTCAGGAAAGGAAATATTGCGGGGATGCACGCAACTTTGGTATTTCTGTGGCGAAAGGAGAGGTTATTGCTTTTATTGACGCGGATTGCAGAGCTGATAGCAACTGGGTCAATGAGATTATTAAAGCCCATCAGTCCGCTCATGTGGCCATAGGGGGCGCTATTGCAAATGGAAATCCTGCAAGCTATGTTGGCTGGGCAGCTTACTTTTGCGAATTTAGCCAGTGGATGCCTTCTCTCCATGCGAAATGGTTACGGGATATTGCCGGGGCAAATATGTCTTATAAAAGAGAAGTTTTTAAAAAATATGGCGCCTTTATAGAAGGAACGTATTGCTCTGATACTGAATATCATTGGCGATTAGAGCAAAAAGGGTATCGCTTGCGATTTGTACCCTCTATCCTTATTTTTCATCATAATATCGATAACTTGAGTAAATTTTTACTCCATGAATATCATCATGGTCAATCTTTTGCTCGGGTACGCATCACAAGTCAAAGATTTTCCCGATCGAGAAGGTTTCTGTATGTAATTTTCTCTCCCCTTATTACCCTGAAGCTTTTCTTCAAAATAGGGTTTATCAATTTCAAAAACAGGATTTACCTTTTGTCTTTTTTAAAGGTTTTACCTTTGTTTACTTTAGGCCTTATTTCCTGGTCTCTCGGGGAATGCGTTAGCTATGCGAAAGATTAA
- a CDS encoding glycosyltransferase: protein MHFITILFLPLRNVLNSIMTKKIMYGTTSYTMDIPSVLIAIVNWNGKDDLLECLASIMKLNYPKDNCKILVIDNKSNDGSQAAVSLYYPEVSLIENERNLGYVRAVNQGIAYGMEREIDYIWVFNNDVAVEKDSLKRLIEVGQQDENIGVIAPVVYSYSNPETIDNIGYKINFWTGRLKKLKCGRDIFRNKGDEIAKVDSILGCSNLIKTSVFKKIGSFQTIYGVYFEETDFNVRAAQKGFRVVVVKEARVWHKNASTMNKFIFRRAYLLLRNLFLFELLNAKLMHLLVFIPYYFFIHIPYFLLRGGIYGLLVKLTERKRKEKQQNNF from the coding sequence TTGCATTTTATAACCATACTCTTTTTGCCTCTCAGAAATGTCTTAAACTCAATAATGACAAAAAAAATTATGTATGGCACTACTTCCTATACTATGGATATACCCTCGGTTCTGATAGCTATTGTCAACTGGAATGGTAAAGATGATCTTTTAGAATGCCTCGCCTCAATAATGAAGCTAAATTATCCAAAAGATAATTGTAAAATATTGGTCATCGATAACAAATCGAACGATGGTTCTCAGGCGGCAGTATCTCTTTATTATCCGGAGGTTTCTCTTATAGAGAATGAGAGGAACCTTGGCTATGTAAGAGCGGTAAATCAAGGTATTGCTTATGGCATGGAGAGAGAAATAGATTATATCTGGGTATTCAATAATGATGTTGCGGTCGAGAAAGATTCTTTAAAAAGACTCATTGAGGTGGGGCAACAGGATGAGAATATAGGTGTTATAGCCCCGGTTGTATATTCCTATAGCAATCCTGAAACGATAGACAATATTGGTTACAAGATAAATTTTTGGACCGGAAGACTAAAAAAACTGAAATGTGGACGCGATATTTTCAGGAATAAAGGCGATGAAATAGCTAAGGTCGATTCTATCTTAGGCTGTTCAAATCTTATAAAGACATCAGTTTTTAAAAAGATCGGATCGTTCCAAACGATATATGGGGTCTATTTTGAAGAAACAGATTTCAATGTCAGAGCAGCACAGAAAGGTTTTCGGGTTGTAGTAGTGAAAGAAGCACGGGTATGGCATAAGAATGCCTCCACAATGAATAAATTTATCTTCCGCAGGGCTTACCTTCTCCTCAGGAACCTTTTTCTCTTTGAGCTACTGAATGCCAAATTAATGCATTTATTGGTTTTCATTCCCTATTACTTTTTTATTCATATACCTTATTTTCTTTTACGGGGAGGTATATACGGCTTGCTCGTTAAGCTAACGGAACGAAAAAGAAAGGAAAAACAGCAAAACAATTTTTAA
- a CDS encoding putative heme protein codes for MLNKKVLGIAIASVVAFFSLVTWLDNLVYSEEEPGRRTVVTEQATTDEETLICPSCKEKSLSPGKRGLLLPKTMVCPECKNEVSGDAVHHCDKCGKDVLVCPACRKASAELDATTMESKCPKCKLVRSRPIKGKAYHPVEWKMKCPDCKQKPEEMIIQHCDTCGEDFLACSICKAQQEKAKGGLESGSIESKCPKCETERVRPIKGKAYHPIDWKMKCPDCKKEPKEWLIQQCETCDENYLVCPICKNESKKTQKQAK; via the coding sequence ATGTTGAATAAAAAAGTTTTAGGAATTGCAATTGCTTCTGTAGTTGCGTTTTTTAGTTTGGTAACCTGGCTGGATAATCTTGTTTACTCAGAGGAAGAACCAGGGAGAAGAACTGTAGTTACTGAACAAGCCACAACAGATGAAGAGACTCTCATTTGCCCGTCCTGTAAAGAAAAGAGTTTAAGCCCAGGGAAAAGAGGGTTACTTTTACCCAAGACCATGGTTTGTCCCGAATGTAAAAATGAAGTATCAGGAGATGCTGTTCATCATTGTGATAAATGTGGAAAAGACGTTCTTGTATGCCCCGCGTGTCGAAAAGCTTCTGCTGAGCTAGATGCCACGACAATGGAAAGCAAGTGTCCCAAATGCAAATTAGTACGCTCAAGACCTATTAAGGGAAAGGCATATCATCCCGTAGAGTGGAAAATGAAATGTCCTGACTGTAAACAAAAACCGGAAGAGATGATCATTCAGCATTGCGATACCTGTGGTGAAGATTTCCTGGCATGCTCAATTTGTAAAGCACAACAGGAAAAGGCTAAAGGAGGTTTAGAATCCGGATCGATAGAAAGTAAGTGCCCCAAATGTGAAACAGAGCGGGTAAGACCTATCAAGGGAAAAGCATATCATCCCATAGACTGGAAAATGAAATGTCCTGATTGTAAGAAGGAACCAAAGGAATGGCTTATTCAACAGTGTGAGACCTGCGATGAAAATTACCTGGTATGCCCAATATGTAAAAATGAATCAAAGAAAACCCAAAAACAGGCTAAATAG
- a CDS encoding hydroxylamine oxidoreductase: MIKQIFIHAFCLTLLFVYTFAYPSKTFSDERKAISPPPDLSEQTQVCIICHKNYTPGIVEDWLRSRHSKTTPERALKKPALERRISSEIIPESLQTVAVGCYECHSQNPSAHKDNFEHFGFKINVIVSPNDCKICHSAEADQYSVSKKAYALDNLQKNPQYHSLVEAIVSTKEIQDDKIIHLNASDSAKAESCYACHGTRVTVLGMKKISSGMGDIYVPDLTNWPNQGVGRINPDESRGSCTSCHPRHSFSIEIARKPYTCSQCHIEPDVPAFNIYHESKHGNIFSSNQHEWNWNNVPWRVGKDFQAPTCATCHNSLIATPDSKVIVPRTHDFGARLWVRIFGLIYSHPQPKDGRTYSIKNKEGQSLPTSLTGELASEYLIDENEQMRRQTEMKKVCQGCHSTDWANKHFDRLNDTIVETDKMVSSATQLLLKAWKEGLADASNPFDEEIEHLWIRQWLFYANSVRYASAMEGPDYAAFKNGWWELTTTLNKIRDLIQTKRK, from the coding sequence ATGATAAAGCAAATATTTATTCACGCATTTTGTTTAACCTTGCTGTTTGTATATACCTTTGCATACCCATCGAAAACGTTTTCCGACGAAAGAAAGGCGATCTCCCCCCCACCCGATTTAAGCGAACAGACTCAGGTATGTATAATATGTCACAAAAATTATACCCCCGGAATAGTAGAAGACTGGCTGAGAAGCAGGCATTCAAAAACAACCCCGGAAAGAGCGCTTAAAAAACCTGCACTAGAAAGAAGGATTTCAAGCGAAATAATACCAGAATCCTTACAGACAGTGGCCGTTGGCTGTTATGAGTGCCACAGTCAGAATCCTTCTGCACACAAGGACAATTTTGAGCATTTCGGATTCAAAATCAACGTAATTGTATCTCCCAATGACTGTAAGATTTGTCATTCTGCAGAAGCCGACCAGTATTCTGTTAGCAAGAAGGCCTATGCATTGGATAATCTTCAAAAGAATCCTCAGTATCATAGCCTTGTTGAAGCAATTGTAAGTACAAAAGAGATACAAGATGATAAAATAATTCACCTCAATGCATCAGATAGCGCAAAAGCAGAGAGTTGCTATGCCTGTCATGGAACCAGAGTTACCGTTCTTGGAATGAAAAAGATATCCTCCGGCATGGGTGATATATACGTCCCTGATCTTACAAATTGGCCAAATCAGGGTGTCGGAAGGATTAATCCGGATGAGAGCCGCGGATCATGCACCTCATGCCATCCAAGACACAGCTTCTCAATAGAGATAGCCAGAAAACCGTACACATGCTCCCAATGCCATATCGAACCGGATGTACCGGCCTTTAACATTTACCATGAGAGTAAACATGGGAATATTTTCTCCTCAAACCAGCATGAATGGAATTGGAATAACGTTCCCTGGAGAGTTGGTAAAGATTTTCAGGCTCCTACATGTGCTACCTGCCATAACAGCCTCATAGCTACTCCTGACAGCAAGGTAATTGTACCAAGAACCCATGATTTCGGCGCAAGGTTGTGGGTAAGGATTTTCGGACTTATCTATTCCCATCCACAACCCAAAGATGGCAGAACCTATAGTATCAAAAACAAGGAAGGTCAATCCCTTCCCACGAGTCTTACCGGTGAATTGGCCTCTGAGTACCTTATTGATGAGAACGAACAGATGCGGCGGCAAACTGAAATGAAGAAGGTTTGTCAGGGTTGTCACAGTACAGATTGGGCTAATAAACACTTTGACAGATTGAACGATACAATAGTTGAAACAGACAAGATGGTTTCATCTGCTACACAATTACTTTTGAAAGCATGGAAAGAAGGATTGGCAGATGCATCGAATCCTTTTGACGAAGAAATTGAACATCTGTGGATAAGACAATGGCTGTTCTACGCTAATTCAGTACGATACGCATCCGCTATGGAAGGACCTGACTATGCTGCATTTAAAAACGGCTGGTGGGAATTAACAACAACCCTGAATAAAATACGGGATTTGATTCAAACAAAAAGAAAATAA